The Pelobates fuscus isolate aPelFus1 chromosome 2, aPelFus1.pri, whole genome shotgun sequence genome has a segment encoding these proteins:
- the MRPL47 gene encoding large ribosomal subunit protein uL29m: MAAVARVSRLVSGCCRQLWISRSLQPPGRIPGGLSGIFFHAVRKSTSESPALQQDALIPLSSVCSGLQEFFDDPKNWGETVKSGDAWTIKQLRGKSDEDLHKLWYVLLKEKNMLLTLEQESKRQRVAMPSHERLSKVNKSMKRLDIVLKEREDSLRLLQTGQEKPYPGDWRKDIFGETNWYTYKEWPMPWYMNRGYKKKNFFALPYVDHYVRLKIEKQLRCKARRINAEKEKKRDLEERFPHLANKS, from the exons ATGGCGGCGGTGGCCAGAGTGAGCAGGCTGGTGTCAGGCTGCTGCAGGCAGCTGTGGATATCGAGGTCACTGCAGCCCCCAGGCAGGATCCCAGGGGGTCTCTCTGG TATATTTTTTCATGCCGTGAGGAAAAGCACATCAGAAAGTCCTGCTTTGCAACAAGATGCATTGATTCCTTTATCTTCAGTTTGTAGTGGACTTCAAGAGTTCTTTGATGACCCCAAGAACTGGGGAGAAACAGTAAAGTCTG gtGATGCATGGACTATTAAACAGCTGAGAGGCAAAAGCGATGAAGATTTACACAAACTCTG GTATGTATTACTGAAAGAGAAAAACATGCTTCTAACATTGGAACAGGAATCCAAACGGCAGAGAGTAGCAATGCCAAGCCATGAGCGTTTGTCTAAG GTGAACAAATCGATGAAGAGGTTAGATATTGTCCTTAAGGAAAGAGAGGATTCACTCAGGCTTTTACAGACCGGCCAGGAAAAGCCTTATCCAGGAGATTGGAGAAAGGATATCTTTGGGGAAACAAATTG GTACACATACAAAGAATGGCCTATGCCTTGGTATATGAACAGAGGATACAAGAAGAAGAATTTCTTTGCATTGCCATATGTTGATCATTATGTTAG ATTAAAGATTGAGAAGCAGTTACGTTGCAAAGCAAGGCGAATAAATgctgaaaaagagaaaaaacgtgATCTGGAAGAGAGATTTCCGCATCTGGCTAATAAATCGTGA
- the NDUFB5 gene encoding NADH dehydrogenase [ubiquinone] 1 beta subcomplex subunit 5, mitochondrial, whose protein sequence is MAGMSLLRPAAALFSRLRLPSRGLLAGNSLLGKLPQAGNVPVRFGSHGKKLFVVEPSRFYDRRFMRLMRFYILLTAIPAAAFVTFVNIFIGEAELAEIPEGYIPDHWEYYQHPITRWIAHHITESPECSYEKMMALIHTEAEKADLRLKQTEARRLMRQRGDGPWYYYETLDKNLIDYGHRETPDD, encoded by the exons ATGGCGGGGATGAGCCTATTGAGGCCAGCGGCAGCTCTCTTCAGCCGCCTCCGTCTGCCGTCCCGGGGGCTGCTGGCAGGGAACAGCCTGCTCGGGAAACTACCCCAGGCCGGGAACG tgccTGTGCGATTTGGCAGCCATGGGAAGAAACTGTTTGTAGTGGAGCCATCCCGTTTCTATGATAGGAGGTTCATGCGTTTAATG aGATTTTATATTTTACTAACAGCAATACCTGCAGCAGCATTTGTAACCTTTGTCAATATTTTCATTG GCGAAGCAGAACTTGCAGAAATTCCTGAAGGTTATATTCCAGATCACTGGGAATATTACCAG CATCCAATAACTCGATGGATTGCCCACCATATTACTGAATCTCCCGAATGCTCCTATGAAAAAATGATGGCTTTaatacatactgaagcagagaaaGCAGATCTAcg GTTGAAACAAACAGAAGCACGTCGCTTGATGAGACAGAGAGGAGATGGTCCTTGGTATTATTATGAAACACTTGATAAAAACCTTATCGATTATGGACACAGGGAGACCCCTGATGATTAG